Proteins found in one bacterium genomic segment:
- a CDS encoding UDP-N-acetylmuramoyl-tripeptide--D-alanyl-D-alanine ligase → MRLMASEVAQVASGWLVGPDVEVSGISIDSRTVAQGELFVPVVAERDGHDFIDDALAAGAAAYLTAMPSRGATAVEVDDPAAALAELGRFARSKFDGPVVGITGSVGKTSVKDMAAAAIGADRPTHASPLSFNNELGVPLTLANCPEDAEAVVVEMGARGRGHIAWLCSLARPTVGVVTSVGAAHTELFGTVEAVAEAKGELVESLNRSGVAVLNADQLLVAAMAGRTEAAVLTFGRTAGDIRASGVSLDDGLCPRFRLETPNGLADVALAVCGEHMVDNALAAAAAALAVGVGVEEIAAGLGSAQLSPWRMEVTELSSGAVIINDAYNANPMSMAAGLRSLAAVDRPRRVAVLGVMAELGDRAAAEHAAIGELAHELGIEVIPVATADYGLTPVADAAAAVAALGAVEGDTAVLVKASRAARLEAVATALSGL, encoded by the coding sequence GTGCGACTGATGGCATCGGAAGTGGCTCAGGTGGCCAGCGGCTGGCTGGTGGGTCCCGATGTCGAAGTGTCTGGAATCTCCATCGACTCGAGGACAGTGGCCCAAGGGGAGTTGTTCGTGCCGGTGGTGGCCGAGCGAGACGGCCACGACTTCATTGATGACGCCCTGGCCGCAGGAGCAGCCGCCTATTTGACTGCAATGCCATCCCGGGGAGCCACGGCGGTGGAGGTAGACGACCCCGCCGCCGCCTTAGCCGAACTGGGCCGCTTCGCCCGTAGCAAGTTCGACGGCCCGGTGGTTGGCATCACCGGGTCGGTGGGCAAGACCTCGGTGAAGGACATGGCTGCCGCAGCCATTGGAGCTGACCGACCGACCCACGCCAGTCCGCTGTCGTTCAACAACGAGTTGGGGGTGCCGCTCACCTTGGCCAACTGCCCGGAGGATGCCGAGGCGGTGGTGGTTGAGATGGGGGCACGGGGCAGGGGTCACATCGCCTGGCTCTGCTCGCTGGCCCGACCCACCGTGGGCGTGGTGACCTCCGTCGGGGCGGCCCACACCGAGCTGTTCGGGACCGTGGAGGCCGTGGCCGAGGCCAAGGGCGAGTTAGTGGAGTCTTTGAACCGGTCAGGTGTCGCGGTGCTCAACGCCGACCAGCTCCTGGTGGCGGCCATGGCCGGGCGGACCGAAGCCGCGGTACTGACTTTCGGCCGTACTGCGGGTGATATTCGTGCTTCTGGGGTGAGCTTGGACGATGGGCTGTGCCCTCGATTCCGGCTGGAGACACCCAATGGGCTGGCCGATGTGGCTTTGGCGGTATGCGGCGAGCACATGGTTGACAACGCCTTGGCCGCCGCAGCCGCCGCGTTGGCCGTCGGGGTGGGGGTGGAAGAAATCGCCGCCGGACTGGGGTCGGCCCAACTATCGCCGTGGCGCATGGAGGTGACTGAGCTGTCCTCCGGGGCGGTGATCATCAACGATGCCTACAACGCCAACCCCATGTCGATGGCGGCCGGTCTGCGCTCGCTGGCCGCCGTGGACCGACCCCGCCGGGTGGCGGTACTTGGGGTCATGGCCGAGCTAGGGGACCGGGCTGCGGCCGAACACGCCGCCATCGGCGAATTGGCCCACGAACTGGGCATCGAGGTCATCCCGGTGGCCACCGCCGACTACGGGCTGACGCCAGTTGCGGACGCCGCCGCCGCGGTAGCAGCCCTCGGGGCGGTGGAAGGCGACACCGCGGTATTGGTCAAGGCCAGCCGAGCCGCCCGCCTGGAAGCTGTCGCCACTGCCCTTTCCGGGCTCTAA
- a CDS encoding amidase, producing MDFRERSVQEWAAAVRDREVSAREMVEASLAAIEAQEELNAFVATDPERSLAEADEIDTRLASGDEVGPLAGIPFGVKDLEDAAGYVTTQGSFLHADDPPAEADSILVERLRAAGCVVMGKTNTPEFGWTGDTYNPVFGATGNPWNLKRSPGGSSGGTAAALTAGLVPLCTGSDVGGSIRIPAAACGFSGFKASLGRVPVEGTYRLWPLSVHGPMALRVADIAFVQDLVMGPSPRDLDSLPRPHQSWRQALD from the coding sequence ATGGACTTTCGAGAGCGGTCGGTGCAGGAGTGGGCCGCGGCGGTGCGGGATCGGGAGGTGTCGGCCCGGGAGATGGTCGAGGCTTCGCTGGCGGCCATCGAGGCTCAAGAGGAATTGAACGCCTTCGTGGCCACCGACCCGGAGCGGTCGCTGGCCGAGGCCGACGAGATTGACACCCGGCTGGCCTCCGGCGACGAGGTCGGACCGCTGGCTGGCATTCCTTTCGGGGTCAAAGACCTTGAGGATGCCGCCGGTTATGTGACCACCCAGGGGTCGTTCCTGCACGCCGATGATCCGCCGGCAGAAGCCGACAGCATTCTGGTGGAGCGGCTGAGAGCGGCGGGCTGTGTGGTGATGGGCAAGACCAACACCCCGGAGTTCGGTTGGACCGGCGACACCTACAACCCCGTGTTCGGGGCCACCGGCAACCCGTGGAACCTGAAGCGCTCGCCGGGCGGGTCATCGGGCGGCACCGCCGCCGCGCTGACCGCGGGACTGGTGCCGCTGTGTACCGGCTCTGACGTGGGCGGGTCGATCCGCATCCCTGCTGCGGCCTGCGGGTTCAGCGGCTTCAAGGCCAGCCTGGGCCGAGTGCCGGTAGAAGGGACGTACCGGCTGTGGCCCCTGTCGGTTCACGGTCCGATGGCGCTGCGGGTGGCCGATATCGCCTTCGTGCAAGACCTGGTGATGGGGCCGTCGCCCCGCGACCTCGACTCGCTGCCCCGGCCCCACCAGTCATGGCGCCAGGCGCTGGACTAA
- a CDS encoding amidase family protein — MWCPAPDGKPSDAEVVAVCEAAVAQLEAAGVAVEVQEEGLFNDPIWEYVLLSANAVSGELGELSDEQMERITPGLRYYFGLSTAPQVADFNRALDIFYDMSETLNGVLADADLLLTPTVAGHFPECGGQGLVNGELVDNWIRHTYPYNLTRLPAGSVRAGFAADGMPVGLQLVGRQLGDVRVLQAMAYCEQLFAPPMWPALS, encoded by the coding sequence GTGTGGTGCCCGGCCCCCGATGGCAAGCCGTCCGACGCCGAAGTGGTGGCGGTGTGCGAGGCCGCGGTGGCCCAGTTGGAAGCGGCCGGCGTAGCGGTGGAGGTGCAAGAAGAGGGCCTGTTCAATGACCCGATCTGGGAGTACGTGCTGTTGTCGGCCAACGCGGTGTCGGGCGAGCTGGGCGAGCTGTCCGACGAGCAGATGGAGAGGATCACCCCCGGCCTGCGCTACTACTTCGGGCTTTCCACCGCCCCCCAAGTAGCCGACTTCAACCGGGCGCTCGACATCTTCTACGACATGTCCGAGACGCTCAACGGTGTGCTAGCCGACGCCGACCTGCTGCTCACCCCCACAGTGGCCGGCCACTTTCCCGAGTGCGGGGGCCAGGGGCTGGTCAACGGCGAGCTGGTCGACAACTGGATACGCCACACCTACCCCTACAACCTGACCCGGCTGCCGGCGGGCAGCGTTCGAGCCGGTTTCGCCGCCGACGGCATGCCGGTGGGACTCCAGTTGGTGGGCCGCCAGCTCGGCGATGTGCGGGTGCTCCAGGCCATGGCCTACTGCGAACAACTGTTCGCGCCCCCGATGTGGCCTGCGCTATCCTGA
- a CDS encoding type II toxin-antitoxin system HicA family toxin, which yields MYLWSHRQYHHPTKPGTVTIAGKPSDDLAPWVLSSILKQAGLKGSRNDA from the coding sequence ATATACTTATGGAGCCACCGCCAGTACCACCATCCGACCAAGCCCGGTACAGTAACCATTGCGGGCAAGCCCAGTGACGACTTGGCGCCGTGGGTATTGTCGAGCATCTTGAAGCAAGCCGGTCTCAAAGGGAGCCGCAATGACGCTTGA
- a CDS encoding NAD(P)/FAD-dependent oxidoreductase: MTDTLSSDATGLDFDPDALREKYRQERDKRLRSDGNDQYIAMDGEFSRYLDDPAQAGIVREPLTDEVDVAIIGTGFSGLLAGARLRQFGVESIRMIETGAEFGGTWYWNQYPGVQCDIESYIYLPLLEEMEYMPKEKYSYGPEILEHCRALGRHFDLYRDVCFGTRVHEMHWDDTDDRWVLHTNHDDRMRARFVIMAIGPLSRPKLPGIAGIDTFEGHSFHTSRWDYDYTGGDTNGGLTKLSDKVVGVIGTGATAVQCIPHVGEAAKHLYVFQRTPSSIDVRGNRPTDQEWVESLEPGWQQHRIENFGNIVAGSMQEEDLVSDGWTDILRNLTALGEGARLGTPEEIAEAMEMADFQKMEQIRSRVDELIADPNVADALKPYYRQFCKRPCFHDDYLPTFNRDNVTLVDTDGQGVERITPRGVVAGGQEYELDCLIFATGFEVGTDYSHRANCEIYGRGGVTLSERWKDGMSTFHGVVSRGYPNLLHMGGIQSGVSPNFTELYNEQSQHVAYIVEQGLSSGATVIEPTEEAEAEWVRTIFESAYRRAGFLESCTPGYYNNEGKPDDGPGWFGGTYGGGAQEFFKLLKAWRDEGSLEGLELRS, translated from the coding sequence ATGACCGACACCCTCTCTTCGGACGCCACCGGACTGGACTTCGACCCCGACGCTCTCCGGGAGAAATACCGCCAGGAGCGCGACAAGCGCCTGCGGTCCGATGGAAACGATCAGTACATCGCCATGGATGGGGAGTTTTCCCGCTACCTGGATGATCCGGCCCAGGCTGGCATCGTCCGCGAGCCCCTGACCGACGAGGTGGACGTGGCCATCATCGGCACCGGTTTCAGCGGGTTGCTGGCCGGGGCTCGGCTGCGGCAGTTCGGGGTGGAGAGCATCCGTATGATCGAGACCGGGGCCGAGTTCGGCGGCACCTGGTACTGGAACCAGTACCCCGGCGTGCAGTGCGACATCGAGTCGTACATCTATCTGCCCCTCCTCGAGGAAATGGAGTACATGCCCAAGGAGAAGTACTCCTATGGCCCCGAGATCCTGGAGCACTGCCGGGCGCTGGGCCGCCATTTCGATCTGTACCGGGACGTCTGTTTCGGCACCCGGGTGCATGAGATGCACTGGGACGACACCGATGATCGCTGGGTGCTGCACACCAACCACGACGACCGGATGCGGGCCCGGTTTGTGATCATGGCCATCGGGCCGCTCAGCCGGCCCAAGCTGCCCGGCATCGCTGGCATCGACACCTTCGAGGGCCACTCGTTCCACACCAGCCGGTGGGACTACGACTACACCGGCGGCGACACCAACGGCGGCCTGACCAAGCTCTCCGACAAGGTGGTCGGGGTGATCGGCACCGGCGCCACCGCGGTGCAGTGCATCCCCCATGTGGGCGAGGCAGCCAAGCACCTGTACGTGTTCCAGCGGACCCCGTCGTCCATTGACGTGCGAGGCAACCGCCCCACCGACCAAGAATGGGTCGAGTCGCTGGAGCCCGGCTGGCAGCAGCACCGAATCGAGAACTTCGGCAACATCGTGGCCGGCAGCATGCAGGAGGAAGACCTGGTCAGCGACGGCTGGACCGATATCCTCCGCAACCTCACCGCGCTGGGGGAGGGCGCACGACTGGGCACCCCCGAGGAGATCGCTGAGGCCATGGAGATGGCCGACTTCCAGAAAATGGAACAGATCCGCAGCCGGGTCGACGAGTTGATCGCCGACCCGAACGTCGCCGATGCGCTGAAGCCCTATTACCGGCAGTTCTGCAAGCGGCCCTGTTTCCACGACGACTATCTGCCCACCTTCAACCGCGACAACGTCACCCTCGTCGACACCGACGGCCAGGGCGTGGAGCGCATCACCCCTCGGGGCGTGGTGGCCGGCGGCCAGGAGTACGAGCTGGACTGCTTGATCTTCGCCACCGGGTTCGAGGTGGGCACCGACTATTCCCACCGGGCCAACTGCGAGATCTACGGCCGGGGCGGGGTGACACTGAGCGAGCGGTGGAAGGACGGCATGTCCACCTTCCACGGTGTGGTCAGCCGGGGGTACCCCAACCTGTTGCACATGGGCGGCATCCAGTCGGGGGTATCGCCCAACTTCACCGAGCTCTACAACGAGCAGAGCCAGCACGTGGCCTACATCGTCGAGCAGGGGCTGTCGTCGGGGGCAACCGTGATCGAGCCCACCGAGGAGGCCGAGGCCGAGTGGGTGCGTACCATCTTCGAGTCGGCCTATCGGCGGGCCGGCTTCCTCGAGTCGTGTACGCCCGGTTACTACAACAACGAGGGCAAGCCCGATGATGGCCCCGGCTGGTTCGGGGGCACCTACGGCGGCGGCGCCCAGGAGTTCTTCAAGCTTCTCAAGGCGTGGCGCGACGAGGGGTCCCTAGAAGGCCTGGAACTCCGCAGTTGA
- a CDS encoding type II toxin-antitoxin system prevent-host-death family antitoxin — protein sequence MEKVAAETARTMPANEFKTHCLRVMDEVAETGQEVIVTKHRKPVAKLVPMPAPGGIVGLFKGVMTVSGNIDKPAFSLDEWEVFSNPEQVVNPMSRKG from the coding sequence ATGGAAAAAGTCGCTGCGGAGACTGCCAGGACTATGCCGGCCAATGAGTTCAAGACCCACTGCCTGCGGGTGATGGACGAGGTGGCCGAGACCGGCCAAGAGGTGATAGTCACCAAGCACCGCAAGCCAGTGGCGAAGCTCGTGCCGATGCCTGCACCCGGAGGTATCGTCGGCCTGTTCAAAGGTGTGATGACGGTCTCCGGCAATATCGACAAGCCTGCCTTCTCCCTAGATGAGTGGGAGGTCTTCTCCAACCCCGAGCAGGTGGTCAACCCCATGTCGAGAAAGGGATGA
- a CDS encoding PIN domain-containing protein yields MLTLDTNVLIGITLDDGRVGSLFRAEAESLVTERRLAVSSAVVLEMVRLNRDGVISMGMHPLVWCRNLLGTGVVDIPVDYRIAAEAVLLADRGFHPDPMDQVIAATAIVCGHELATFDEDIISWAESNPELQLVDPRR; encoded by the coding sequence ATGCTCACGCTGGACACCAACGTGCTCATCGGCATCACCCTTGATGACGGCCGGGTTGGCTCTCTCTTCAGGGCTGAAGCAGAAAGTCTAGTCACCGAGCGCAGGCTGGCGGTGTCCTCGGCAGTGGTGCTGGAGATGGTGAGGCTCAACAGGGACGGAGTGATCTCAATGGGGATGCACCCACTGGTGTGGTGTCGGAATCTGTTGGGCACCGGTGTTGTGGACATTCCCGTCGATTACCGCATTGCTGCCGAAGCAGTGCTGTTGGCCGACAGGGGCTTTCATCCCGACCCAATGGATCAGGTGATCGCAGCCACGGCCATTGTGTGCGGTCACGAACTCGCCACCTTTGACGAGGACATCATCTCGTGGGCAGAGAGCAATCCGGAACTGCAATTGGTTGACCCCCGTCGATGA
- a CDS encoding cytochrome P450 produces MAVKFAYRSGETWADPWDDYRVLRDEDPVHEVGDGEFWVLSRFDDVFAAARDTATYSSANGLTTAPDDMASFGDEARPIVMMDPPEHTAMRRLVSRPMTPRQVAPVEDQVRAFVADKLDEVADAGDVDIVQALFKPLPSYLVAHYLGVPPEDRVLFDRWTERIVQATAESTAAYGQNQSAFLELFEYATGLIERRKAEPGDDLVTGLVAEGEDVASAMWIVGFIFTMITGGNDTVTGMLSSSAVLLDRHRDQRQLLIDDPSAIPNAVEELLRLTSPVQNLARTLTRDVTLHGVTMPEGKKALLLFASANRDEREFGPTAGELDVKRKIDKIVALGYGAHHCLGASVARLQCRVALEELLARFPDYSVDEDTARFASGWSTRRYEYLPFSTN; encoded by the coding sequence ATGGCGGTCAAATTCGCCTATCGCAGCGGCGAGACCTGGGCCGATCCCTGGGACGACTATCGGGTGCTGCGCGACGAGGATCCGGTGCACGAGGTGGGCGACGGCGAGTTCTGGGTGCTGTCCCGATTCGACGACGTATTCGCCGCCGCCCGGGACACCGCCACCTACTCGTCGGCCAACGGACTGACCACCGCTCCCGACGACATGGCCAGCTTCGGTGACGAGGCCCGGCCCATCGTGATGATGGACCCGCCCGAGCACACCGCCATGCGCCGACTGGTGAGCCGGCCCATGACCCCTCGCCAGGTGGCTCCGGTGGAGGACCAGGTTCGGGCCTTCGTCGCCGACAAGCTCGACGAAGTGGCCGACGCTGGGGACGTCGACATCGTCCAAGCGCTGTTCAAGCCGCTGCCCAGCTATCTGGTGGCGCACTATCTGGGCGTCCCGCCCGAAGACCGGGTGCTGTTCGACCGCTGGACCGAGCGCATCGTGCAGGCCACGGCCGAGTCAACCGCCGCCTATGGCCAGAACCAAAGCGCGTTTCTCGAGCTGTTCGAGTACGCCACCGGGCTGATCGAGCGCCGCAAGGCCGAACCCGGAGACGACCTGGTGACCGGCCTGGTCGCAGAGGGCGAAGACGTCGCCTCGGCCATGTGGATCGTGGGGTTCATCTTCACCATGATCACCGGCGGCAACGACACCGTCACTGGGATGCTTAGCAGCTCGGCAGTGCTGCTCGACCGCCACCGGGATCAGCGCCAGCTGTTGATCGACGACCCGTCGGCCATTCCCAATGCGGTGGAGGAGCTGCTGCGACTGACCTCCCCGGTGCAGAACCTGGCCCGCACGTTGACCCGAGACGTGACCCTGCACGGCGTCACCATGCCCGAGGGCAAGAAGGCGTTGCTGCTGTTCGCGTCGGCCAACCGGGACGAGCGAGAGTTCGGCCCCACCGCCGGGGAGCTCGATGTGAAGCGCAAGATCGACAAGATTGTGGCCCTCGGCTACGGCGCCCATCACTGCCTCGGCGCGTCGGTGGCCCGGCTCCAGTGCAGAGTCGCCCTCGAAGAGCTGTTAGCGCGCTTCCCCGACTACTCAGTCGATGAGGACACCGCCCGCTTCGCCTCCGGCTGGTCGACTCGCCGCTACGAGTACCTGCCGTTCTCCACTAACTGA
- a CDS encoding transglycosylase SLT domain-containing protein translates to MRPLRLFAFLALSAFVLVAGGSRIDSYDHFGVEQWRPLVEEFFPADEVDDVLSVMACESHGNPNTRYMEEWGVESVGLMQINEGWLTGWSRPEWSIRSHNGQPVDLTDPATNLQAAKFVRFFEDATGLDPWSQWACQPQ, encoded by the coding sequence ATGCGCCCACTACGCCTGTTTGCCTTTCTCGCCCTGTCCGCTTTCGTTCTGGTTGCCGGCGGAAGCCGGATCGACAGCTACGACCACTTCGGCGTCGAGCAGTGGCGTCCGTTGGTGGAGGAGTTCTTCCCGGCCGACGAAGTGGACGATGTGCTCTCGGTAATGGCTTGCGAGTCTCACGGCAATCCGAACACCCGCTACATGGAGGAGTGGGGGGTGGAATCGGTGGGCCTCATGCAGATCAACGAGGGCTGGCTCACCGGCTGGAGTCGCCCGGAGTGGTCGATCCGCTCCCACAACGGGCAACCCGTCGACCTCACCGATCCGGCCACGAACCTGCAAGCGGCCAAGTTCGTCCGGTTCTTCGAAGATGCCACCGGCCTCGATCCCTGGTCGCAGTGGGCCTGCCAGCCCCAGTAA
- a CDS encoding EamA family transporter: MVRLHRSDSVAPEPLFVVGAVSQYLGAAVAVHLFDEMAPAGVALVRVLGAALMIILLRRSWQRRWKASDLAWASAFGMTLAAMNLSIYLSIDELPLGNAVAIEFTGPILVAAAFTRTLRSGAALLMAAGGVVVLAGVEAEGTMRGVGFALLAGMFWAGYIVLGHRVARGPAAVDGLGLGMLAGAAAISGFGAPELGPALDSPVVLLLALVTGLLSNVIPYWIDQLVMKRITQHRFALLQALLPATAVLVGLAVLIQVPSVRELLGIALVIAAILLSRSVKGPGGSAAEAGIRAAD, encoded by the coding sequence GTGGTCCGCCTGCACCGATCGGATTCAGTCGCCCCCGAACCGCTGTTTGTGGTGGGGGCGGTATCCCAGTACCTAGGGGCGGCAGTGGCCGTTCACCTGTTCGACGAGATGGCCCCGGCGGGCGTGGCATTGGTGAGGGTGCTCGGGGCGGCGTTGATGATCATCCTGCTGCGGCGCTCCTGGCAACGCCGGTGGAAGGCCAGCGACCTGGCATGGGCGTCGGCCTTCGGGATGACGCTGGCCGCCATGAACCTGTCGATTTATCTGTCCATCGACGAGCTGCCACTGGGCAATGCGGTGGCCATCGAATTCACCGGCCCGATCCTCGTGGCCGCTGCCTTCACCCGCACCTTGCGCTCGGGGGCTGCACTGCTGATGGCCGCGGGAGGCGTGGTAGTGCTGGCCGGGGTGGAGGCCGAAGGCACCATGCGGGGGGTGGGTTTCGCCCTCTTGGCCGGAATGTTCTGGGCCGGCTACATCGTGCTGGGCCACCGAGTGGCCCGCGGCCCGGCGGCGGTCGACGGCCTGGGCCTGGGAATGCTGGCCGGTGCGGCGGCCATCAGTGGATTCGGCGCCCCTGAGCTGGGGCCGGCGCTGGATTCGCCGGTAGTTCTGCTGTTGGCCCTGGTCACCGGCCTGTTGTCCAACGTCATTCCCTACTGGATCGATCAGCTGGTGATGAAGCGCATCACCCAGCACCGCTTCGCCCTCTTGCAGGCACTGCTCCCCGCCACCGCGGTGCTGGTGGGCTTGGCCGTGCTCATCCAGGTGCCCAGTGTTAGGGAATTGCTTGGCATTGCCTTGGTTATCGCCGCTATCTTGCTCAGCCGCTCCGTAAAGGGGCCCGGCGGCAGTGCCGCTGAGGCGGGCATACGGGCAGCGGATTAA
- a CDS encoding TIGR03668 family PPOX class F420-dependent oxidoreductase translates to MDSGDMRERVEEARTGVLGTVTVEGRPHAVPCCFVLTDDVLYSAVDAKPKSTLVLRRLDNLAANPAACLLVDRYDDDWSQLWWIRVDGTARVLTDGDERDHALDLLAAKYHQYQETRPPGPVIAIDITDWRAWP, encoded by the coding sequence ATGGACAGCGGCGACATGCGGGAGCGGGTGGAGGAGGCCCGCACCGGGGTGCTCGGCACTGTCACCGTGGAGGGTCGGCCCCACGCAGTGCCGTGCTGCTTCGTGTTGACCGACGACGTGTTGTATTCGGCGGTGGACGCCAAGCCCAAGTCCACATTGGTGCTGCGCCGACTGGACAACCTGGCCGCCAACCCGGCGGCTTGCCTGCTGGTGGACCGCTACGACGACGACTGGTCGCAGCTCTGGTGGATCCGGGTGGATGGAACCGCTCGAGTGTTGACCGACGGCGACGAGCGCGACCACGCCCTCGACTTGCTGGCTGCCAAGTATCACCAGTACCAGGAAACCCGCCCGCCCGGCCCGGTTATCGCTATTGACATCACCGACTGGCGCGCCTGGCCCTAG
- a CDS encoding FAD-dependent oxidoreductase, producing the protein MSNGWDREADVVVLGMGAAGCAAAISAADAGASVILLEKMPEGREGGNTRISGGIWYNSLDRDGMATYLRSLCGPYTLPEEIIEVWADETYKNTEWLESLGVTPGVHADYKPEYPELPGAEFYGGYLGVNGEMGQQLLWKVLSAVVRDRGVEVALDTPAKELVTDDDGSVVGVVASSGGQPLRVGARRGVVLATGGFENNPEMVRDYLQLPGSPVWGSPAGTGDGIKMAQKVGADLWHMDNMMAALGFAADGFEAGMYVMFIYSMGFICVGNDGRRSHNEIPPQGHGHGLIDGDYELFQRRPVHVIFDEATRKAGPISPPREILPVGWNLLMEGYEWSADNSAEIEKGWIQQADTPAELAEVLGIDPDGLEAAVGSWNDACAAGHDPLGRPAATLAPLATPPYYGFTSAPLLGWTNGGPRRNEKAQVLDPFGETIGRLYAAGTVSSTYSRCKDGGFHIGDALAFGRVAGRNAAAEAPQ; encoded by the coding sequence ATGAGCAATGGATGGGACCGGGAAGCTGACGTTGTAGTTCTGGGGATGGGAGCGGCGGGGTGTGCCGCCGCTATTTCGGCGGCCGATGCGGGGGCGTCGGTGATCTTGCTGGAGAAAATGCCCGAGGGCCGCGAGGGCGGCAACACCCGCATCTCGGGAGGCATTTGGTACAACAGCCTCGATCGCGACGGGATGGCCACATACCTGCGGTCGCTGTGCGGCCCCTACACCTTGCCCGAGGAGATCATCGAGGTCTGGGCTGACGAGACCTACAAGAACACCGAGTGGCTGGAGAGCCTGGGGGTTACCCCCGGTGTCCATGCCGACTACAAGCCCGAATATCCCGAACTGCCTGGGGCAGAGTTCTACGGCGGCTACCTGGGGGTCAACGGGGAGATGGGCCAACAGCTTTTATGGAAAGTCCTGTCGGCTGTGGTGCGGGACCGGGGGGTCGAGGTGGCGCTGGACACGCCGGCCAAGGAGCTGGTGACCGACGACGACGGCTCGGTGGTCGGTGTGGTGGCGTCTTCGGGCGGCCAGCCGCTCCGAGTGGGCGCTCGTCGGGGCGTTGTGCTGGCCACTGGCGGCTTCGAGAACAACCCGGAGATGGTGCGGGACTACTTGCAACTGCCCGGCTCGCCGGTGTGGGGTTCACCGGCCGGAACCGGCGATGGCATCAAGATGGCTCAGAAGGTGGGCGCCGATCTGTGGCACATGGACAACATGATGGCCGCCCTCGGTTTTGCCGCCGACGGGTTCGAGGCGGGGATGTACGTGATGTTCATCTACTCCATGGGATTCATATGCGTGGGCAACGACGGCCGACGGTCCCACAATGAGATCCCACCCCAAGGCCATGGTCACGGCCTCATCGACGGCGACTACGAGCTGTTCCAACGGCGGCCTGTGCATGTGATCTTCGACGAGGCCACCCGGAAGGCCGGGCCCATCTCGCCGCCCAGAGAGATTCTGCCGGTGGGGTGGAACCTGCTTATGGAGGGCTACGAGTGGAGCGCCGACAATTCAGCCGAGATCGAAAAGGGGTGGATCCAACAGGCCGACACTCCCGCCGAACTGGCCGAGGTCTTGGGGATCGACCCCGACGGATTGGAGGCTGCGGTGGGCTCGTGGAACGACGCCTGTGCCGCCGGGCACGACCCGTTGGGCCGCCCAGCGGCCACCCTCGCCCCGCTGGCCACTCCCCCCTACTACGGGTTCACCTCCGCTCCCCTGTTGGGCTGGACCAACGGCGGCCCCCGCCGCAACGAGAAGGCCCAAGTGCTCGACCCCTTCGGCGAGACCATCGGCCGCCTCTACGCCGCCGGCACCGTCAGCTCCACCTACAGCCGGTGCAAAGACGGCGGCTTCCACATCGGCGACGCCTTAGCCTTTGGCCGAGTAGCCGGCCGCAACGCCGCGGCGGAAGCACCTCAATAG